Proteins encoded together in one Erinaceus europaeus chromosome 11, mEriEur2.1, whole genome shotgun sequence window:
- the GNAT2 gene encoding guanine nucleotide-binding protein G(t) subunit alpha-2 has product MGSGISAEDKELAKRSKELEKKLQEDADKEAKTVKLLLLGAGESGKSTIVKQMKIIHQDGYTPEECLEYKSIIYGNVLQSILAIIRAMSTLGINYAEPGCADDGRQLNNLADSIEEGTMPPELVEVIRKLWKDDGVQTCFDRAAEYQLNDSASYYLNQLDRITASDYLPNEQDVLRSRVKTTGIIETKFSVKDLNFRMFDVGGQRSERKKWIHCFEGVTCIIFCAALSAYDMVLVEDNEVNRMHESLHLFNSICNHKFFAATSIVLFLNKKDLFEEKIKKVHLSICFPEYDGNNSYEDAGNYVKSQFLDLNMRKDVKEIYSHMTCATDTQNVKFVFDAVTDIIIKENLKDCGLF; this is encoded by the exons ATGGGGAGTGGAATCAGTGCTGAGGACAAAGAACTGGCCAAGAGGTCCAAGGAGCTAGAAAAGAAGCTGCAGGAGGATGCCGACAAGGAAGCCAAGACCGTCAAGCTGCTATTACTGG gtgctgGGGAATCAGGAAAAAGCACCATCGTCAAACAAATGAA GATCATCCATCAGGACGGCTACACACCAGAAGAATGCCTGGAGTATAAGTCTATCATCTATGGCAATGTGCTGCAGTCCATCCTGGCTATTATCCGGGCCATGTCCACATTGGGCATCAACTATGCTGAGCCAGGCTGTGCA GATGATGGGCGACAGCTCAACAACCTGGCGGATTCCATCGAGGAGGGCACCATGCCTCCTGAGCTGGTGGAGGTCATCAGGAAACTGTGGAAGGATGACGGGGTGCAAACCTGCTTTGACAGAGCTGCAGAGTACCAGCTCAATGACTCGGCATCTTA CTACCTAAACCAACTAGACAGGATTACAGCTTCTGACTACCTCCCGAATGAACAAGATGTGCTACGATCCAGAGTCAAAACCACAGGCATCATTGAGACCAAATTTTCAGTTAAAGACTTGAACTTCAG GATGTTTGATGTGGGAGGGCAAAgatcagagagaaagaagtggATCCATTGCTTTGAGGGTGTTACCTGCATCATCTTCTGTGCAGCCCTCAGTGCTTACGATATGGTGCTGGTGGAAGACAACGAAGTG AATCGTATGCATGAGTCACTGCACCTGTTCAACAGCATATGTAACCACAAATTCTTTGCGGCTACTTCTATTGTCCTCTTTCTCAACAAGAAGGACCTTTTTGAGGAAAAAATCAAGAAAGTGCATCTCAGCATTTGTTTTCCAGAATATGATG GAAATAATTCCTATGAAGATGCGGGAAATTATGTCAAGAGTCAGTTCCTTGACCTCAACATGCGAAAAGATGTCAAAGAAATCTATAGTCACATGACCTGTGCTACTGATACTCAGAATGTCAAATTTGTATTTGATGCAGTTACAGACATTATCATC